The Xanthomonas fragariae genome has a segment encoding these proteins:
- a CDS encoding argininosuccinate synthase → MSQQTASTNPDSLLSTAGSKDIVLAFSGGLDTSFCIPYLQERGYAVHTVFADTGGVNAEEREFIEKRAAELGAVSHVTVDGGPAIWEGFVKPFVWAGEGYQGQYPLLVSDRYLIVDAALKRAEELGTRIIAHGCTGMGNDQVRFDLAVKALGDYQIVAPIREIQKEHTQTRAYEQKYLEARGFGVRAKQQAYTINENLLGLTMSGGEIDRWEAPGEGARGWCAPRSAWPTEALTVTLKFVEGEAVELDGKPLPGAKILAKLNTLFAQYGVGRGVYTGDTVVGLKGRIVFEAPGLISLLTAHRALEDAVLTKQQNRFKPDVARKWVELVYEGFYHDPLKTDIEAFLKSSQSKVNGEVTLETRGGRVDAVAVRSPHLLNAKGATYAQSADWGVEEAEGFIKLFGMSSTLYAQVNR, encoded by the coding sequence ATGTCGCAGCAGACCGCTTCAACCAATCCCGACTCCCTACTCTCCACTGCCGGCAGCAAGGACATCGTCCTGGCTTTCTCCGGTGGCCTGGACACCAGCTTCTGCATTCCGTATCTGCAGGAGCGTGGTTATGCCGTGCATACCGTCTTCGCCGATACCGGCGGCGTGAATGCCGAGGAGCGTGAGTTCATCGAGAAGCGCGCCGCCGAGCTCGGTGCGGTCAGCCATGTCACCGTCGATGGCGGTCCGGCGATCTGGGAAGGCTTCGTCAAGCCGTTCGTGTGGGCGGGCGAGGGGTACCAGGGCCAGTATCCGTTGCTGGTGTCGGACCGTTATCTGATCGTCGATGCCGCGCTCAAGCGCGCCGAAGAACTGGGCACGCGCATCATCGCGCACGGTTGCACCGGCATGGGGAACGACCAGGTGCGTTTCGATCTGGCAGTCAAGGCATTGGGCGATTACCAGATCGTTGCGCCGATCCGCGAGATCCAGAAAGAGCACACCCAAACCCGCGCCTACGAGCAGAAGTATCTGGAAGCGCGCGGCTTCGGTGTGCGTGCCAAGCAGCAGGCCTATACCATCAACGAGAACCTGCTCGGTCTGACCATGTCCGGTGGCGAGATCGATCGTTGGGAAGCACCGGGGGAGGGGGCACGTGGCTGGTGCGCGCCGCGTAGCGCGTGGCCGACCGAGGCGCTGACGGTGACGCTGAAATTCGTCGAAGGCGAGGCGGTCGAACTGGATGGCAAGCCCCTGCCGGGCGCGAAGATCTTGGCCAAACTCAACACCTTGTTCGCGCAGTACGGTGTGGGCCGTGGCGTGTACACCGGCGATACCGTGGTCGGCTTGAAGGGCCGCATCGTGTTCGAAGCGCCGGGCCTGATCTCGCTGTTGACCGCACACCGCGCGCTGGAAGATGCGGTGCTGACCAAACAGCAGAACCGCTTCAAGCCGGACGTGGCGCGAAAGTGGGTGGAGCTGGTGTACGAAGGCTTCTATCACGACCCGCTCAAGACCGATATCGAGGCGTTTTTGAAGTCCTCGCAGTCCAAGGTCAACGGCGAAGTCACGCTGGAAACCCGCGGTGGCCGCGTCGATGCGGTGGCCGTGCGTTCGCCGCACCTGCTCAACGCCAAGGGCGCGACTTACGCGCAGTCGGCCGACTGGGGCGTGGAAGAAGCCGAAGGCTTCATCAAGCTGTTCGGGATGAGTTCCACGCTATATGCGCAGGTAAATCGCTGA
- a CDS encoding N-acetylornithine carbamoyltransferase has translation MSLKHFLNTQDWSRAELDALLTQAALFKRNKLGSELKGKSIALVFFNPSMRTRTSFELGAFQLGGHAVVLQPGKDAWPIEFNLGTVMDGDTEEHIAEVARVLGRYVDLIGVRAFPKFVDWSKDREDQVLKSFAEYSPVPVINMETITHPCQELAHALALQQHFGTPDLRGKKYLLTWTYHPKPLNTAVANSALTIATRMGMDVTLLCPTPDYILDRRYMDWAAQNVAENGGSLQVSHDIDSAYAGADVVYAKSWGALAFFGNWEPEKPIRDQYQHFIVDERKMALTNNGVFSHCLPLRRNVKATDAVMDSPNCIAIDEAENRLHVQKAIMAALVGQDSRDS, from the coding sequence ATGTCACTGAAGCACTTCTTGAACACGCAGGACTGGAGCCGCGCCGAACTGGACGCGCTGTTGACCCAGGCCGCATTGTTCAAACGCAACAAGCTGGGAAGCGAGCTGAAGGGCAAGTCGATCGCACTGGTGTTTTTCAATCCGTCCATGCGTACCCGCACCAGCTTCGAGCTGGGCGCGTTCCAGTTGGGCGGGCATGCCGTCGTGCTGCAGCCGGGCAAGGATGCGTGGCCGATCGAGTTCAATCTGGGCACGGTCATGGATGGCGACACCGAGGAGCACATCGCCGAAGTGGCGCGCGTACTGGGCCGTTATGTCGATCTGATCGGCGTGCGCGCGTTTCCCAAGTTCGTCGATTGGTCCAAGGACCGCGAAGACCAGGTGCTCAAGAGTTTCGCCGAGTATTCGCCGGTGCCGGTGATCAACATGGAGACGATCACCCACCCATGCCAGGAGTTGGCGCACGCGCTCGCGCTGCAGCAGCACTTCGGCACTCCGGATCTACGCGGCAAGAAGTATCTGCTGACCTGGACCTATCACCCCAAACCGTTGAACACCGCGGTGGCCAACTCCGCGTTGACGATCGCTACTCGCATGGGCATGGACGTGACCTTGCTGTGCCCGACGCCGGACTACATTCTGGATCGGCGCTATATGGACTGGGCAGCGCAGAACGTGGCCGAAAACGGCGGCTCGCTGCAGGTCAGCCACGACATCGACAGCGCCTATGCCGGCGCCGATGTCGTCTACGCCAAGAGCTGGGGCGCGCTGGCGTTCTTCGGCAACTGGGAACCGGAAAAGCCGATCCGCGACCAGTACCAGCACTTCATCGTCGACGAACGCAAGATGGCGCTGACCAACAATGGCGTGTTCTCGCACTGCCTGCCGCTGCGTCGCAACGTCAAGGCCACCGATGCGGTGATGGATTCGCCCAACTGCATTGCCATCGATGAAGCCGAGAATCGTCTGCATGTGCAGAAAGCGATCATGGCTGCCCTGGTGGGCCAGGACAGCCGGGATTCGTGA
- the cysS gene encoding cysteine--tRNA ligase: protein MSLRLHNTLTRRVEPFAPLDPSGPTLYVCGPTVYNYAHIGNARGPVVFDVLAALLRRRYGTLRYARNITDVDDKINAAAQAQGVPISTITDRFAAIYRQDMAALGVVPPDIEPEATAHIPQIVAMIEQLIANGHAYAAEGHVLFAVASFDGYGKLSRRDPDEMLAGARVDVAPYKREPGDFVLWKPSSDDLPGWDSPWARGRPGWHIECSAMAAAHLGPTIDIHAGGVDLQFPHHENEIAQSECAHGGATFARFWLHNGMLNFSGAKMSKSLGNIETVHDLIAKHPPEALRYALLSAHYRQPLDWSDGLIEQAKNTLDRLYGTLRDLQDVPATATIPAAVEAALDDDLNTPQALAEVARIATEARKATEILDRARLKSELLGAGLTLGLLRQEPSAWFQRGPGVSGAVTVGLAPTGGKLQSLDDYVAEKISERTAAKKAKDFARADAIREQLADEGIVLEDTAQGVRWKRA, encoded by the coding sequence ATGAGCCTGCGCCTGCACAACACCCTGACGCGGCGGGTCGAGCCGTTCGCGCCGCTCGATCCGTCCGGTCCCACGCTGTATGTGTGCGGCCCCACCGTCTACAACTATGCGCACATCGGCAACGCACGCGGCCCGGTGGTGTTCGACGTGCTGGCCGCGCTGCTGCGGCGCCGTTACGGCACGCTGCGCTACGCGCGCAACATCACCGACGTGGACGACAAGATCAACGCCGCCGCGCAGGCGCAGGGCGTGCCGATCTCGACCATCACCGATCGCTTCGCCGCGATCTATCGGCAGGACATGGCCGCGCTCGGCGTGGTGCCGCCGGACATCGAACCGGAAGCCACTGCGCATATCCCGCAGATCGTGGCGATGATCGAGCAATTGATCGCCAATGGGCATGCCTACGCCGCTGAAGGCCATGTGCTGTTTGCGGTGGCAAGCTTCGACGGTTACGGCAAGCTGTCGCGCCGCGATCCGGACGAAATGCTTGCCGGCGCGCGCGTCGATGTAGCGCCATACAAGCGCGAACCCGGCGACTTCGTGCTGTGGAAGCCCTCCAGCGACGACCTGCCCGGCTGGGACTCGCCATGGGCGCGCGGCCGCCCAGGCTGGCATATCGAATGCTCTGCAATGGCCGCGGCGCATCTGGGTCCGACCATCGACATCCATGCCGGCGGCGTGGACCTGCAGTTCCCGCACCACGAGAACGAGATCGCGCAGAGCGAGTGTGCGCATGGCGGCGCCACCTTTGCGCGGTTCTGGCTGCACAACGGCATGCTCAATTTCAGCGGCGCCAAGATGAGCAAGTCGCTGGGCAACATCGAAACCGTGCACGACCTGATCGCCAAGCATCCGCCAGAGGCGCTGCGCTACGCTTTGTTGAGCGCGCATTACCGGCAGCCGCTAGATTGGTCGGATGGATTGATCGAGCAAGCCAAGAACACGCTGGACCGATTGTATGGCACGTTGCGCGATCTGCAGGACGTGCCGGCCACCGCGACGATTCCGGCGGCAGTCGAGGCCGCACTGGACGATGACCTCAACACACCGCAGGCGCTGGCCGAAGTGGCGCGCATCGCCACTGAGGCGCGCAAGGCCACGGAAATTCTCGATAGGGCGCGATTGAAATCGGAGCTGCTTGGAGCCGGGTTGACGCTTGGGCTACTGCGGCAGGAACCTTCAGCATGGTTCCAGCGAGGCCCTGGTGTTTCTGGTGCTGTCACAGTGGGCTTGGCGCCCACGGGGGGGAAGCTACAGTCGTTGGATGACTACGTTGCGGAAAAAATTTCCGAACGAACAGCCGCGAAAAAAGCCAAAGATTTCGCCCGCGCCGACGCCATCCGCGAACAACTCGCCGACGAAGGCATCGTGCTCGAAGACACCGCGCAAGGCGTGCGCTGGAAGCGCGCATGA
- a CDS encoding SufE family protein codes for MTNSPFPLEATAVEAQATIAEEFSFFGDWSERYQYLIDLGRKLPEFPEQWKTEEHRLYGCQSMVWIVPEGNAERLDFHAVSDSTIVSGLIYLALRVYSGRSAQEILATEPDYIAGIGLAKHLSPTRSNGLAAMLAFIRDTARAQQ; via the coding sequence ATGACCAACTCCCCTTTCCCGCTCGAAGCCACCGCCGTCGAAGCGCAGGCCACCATTGCCGAAGAATTCTCTTTCTTTGGCGACTGGTCCGAGCGCTATCAGTATCTGATCGATCTGGGCCGCAAGCTGCCCGAGTTCCCCGAACAGTGGAAGACCGAAGAACATCGTTTGTATGGTTGCCAGTCGATGGTGTGGATCGTGCCGGAAGGCAATGCCGAGCGCCTGGACTTCCATGCAGTCAGCGATTCGACAATCGTCTCCGGGCTGATCTATCTCGCATTGCGTGTGTATTCCGGGCGTAGCGCGCAGGAGATCCTGGCCACCGAGCCGGACTACATCGCCGGGATTGGATTGGCCAAGCATCTGTCGCCGACCCGCAGCAATGGCCTGGCCGCGATGCTGGCCTTCATTCGCGACACCGCGCGCGCGCAGCAGTGA
- a CDS encoding MFS transporter, with translation MKPAASLRTLFAYPGFGLVLLYRVAAMLSYQIVAVTVGWHIYEITRNTLSLGLIGLAEILPFFCIAPFAGYLVDHLPRRRLGTIAVLGLVATALLLLAITFGWLSMQGVWPIYAAIALTGAARSFLSPVYNALFARTLPREAFARGASIGSVTFQAGMVIGPALGGVLVGWGGKGLAYGVAASVGSVAILALAALRVSEPVNKGPRAPIFSSIAEGAQFVLSNQIMLGAMALDMFSVLLGGAVSMLPAFIHDILHYGPEGLGILRGAPALGSIVVGVWLARHPLQRNAGRILMLSVAGFGLCTIAFGLSRHFWLSGAILLIYGMCDGVSVVVRQTILQLATPDAMRGRVSSINGIFIGSSNELGAFYDGVMARLVGLVPAVVIGGCVTLGVVATTAWRAPRLRKLDLRDLQ, from the coding sequence ATGAAGCCCGCCGCCTCGCTGCGCACGCTGTTCGCCTATCCGGGCTTCGGCCTGGTGCTGCTGTATCGCGTGGCGGCAATGCTGTCGTATCAGATCGTCGCGGTGACGGTCGGTTGGCATATCTACGAGATCACCCGCAACACGCTCTCGCTCGGGCTGATCGGGCTGGCGGAGATACTGCCGTTCTTCTGCATCGCGCCGTTTGCGGGCTACCTGGTCGATCACCTGCCACGCAGACGTCTGGGCACGATCGCGGTGCTGGGATTGGTCGCCACCGCGCTACTGCTATTGGCGATTACGTTCGGCTGGCTATCCATGCAAGGCGTGTGGCCGATCTACGCGGCCATCGCACTGACCGGTGCAGCACGCTCGTTTCTGTCGCCGGTTTACAACGCATTGTTTGCGCGTACGCTGCCGCGCGAGGCATTCGCACGCGGCGCCAGCATCGGCAGCGTCACCTTCCAGGCCGGCATGGTGATCGGCCCGGCGCTGGGCGGTGTGCTGGTCGGCTGGGGAGGTAAGGGCCTGGCCTACGGCGTTGCCGCAAGCGTGGGGTCAGTAGCGATTCTGGCCTTGGCGGCGTTGCGCGTCAGCGAGCCGGTCAACAAAGGCCCGCGCGCGCCGATCTTCAGCAGCATCGCCGAAGGTGCACAGTTCGTGCTGTCCAACCAGATCATGTTGGGCGCCATGGCGCTGGACATGTTTTCAGTGTTGTTGGGCGGCGCGGTGTCGATGCTCCCCGCCTTCATCCACGACATCCTGCACTACGGCCCGGAAGGCCTGGGCATCCTGCGCGGCGCACCGGCGCTGGGCTCGATCGTGGTGGGCGTGTGGCTGGCGCGGCACCCGCTGCAGCGCAATGCCGGGCGCATCCTGATGTTGTCGGTGGCCGGCTTTGGACTGTGTACGATCGCGTTCGGGCTGTCGCGGCACTTCTGGTTGTCGGGGGCAATTTTGCTGATCTACGGCATGTGCGACGGTGTGTCGGTCGTGGTGCGTCAGACCATCCTGCAGCTCGCTACGCCGGACGCGATGCGTGGCCGGGTCTCATCGATCAACGGCATTTTCATCGGCTCCTCCAACGAGCTGGGCGCTTTCTATGACGGCGTGATGGCGCGCTTGGTCGGCTTGGTACCAGCGGTGGTGATCGGCGGCTGCGTTACCCTGGGCGTGGTGGCAACCACTGCATGGAGGGCACCGCGCTTGCGCAAGCTGGATCTGCGCGACTTGCAGTGA
- the dksA gene encoding RNA polymerase-binding protein DksA has product MAAKKPAKKALEAAKKSAKPVAKKAAERAAATPAAKQATAAAKQPAAKKAPATKTAAKPAPDSNSTASKPAPPKPVKKPVAKSAAKPAANKTAPAAAQPVETPAAPKSVPKPAARPTPAKSVPVKAEKPAPAPAPKAVPAKPAKPATPSLKNPVPVSKSSAKTPTKTEAPAKPAAPRPVGKVAVAVTSKPSGPTPKTKYRVVEYKTDEATGRPILPQGYKPAADEEYMSKLQQEYFRQRLQRWRNEMVEESKQTIENLREEVRDIGDEAERATRETENSLELRARDRARKLISKIDSTLKRLEDGDYGYCVDTGEEIGLDRLEARLTAERTIDAQERWEHLQKQQGD; this is encoded by the coding sequence GTGGCTGCTAAAAAACCTGCAAAAAAGGCCTTAGAGGCCGCCAAGAAGTCCGCCAAACCCGTTGCGAAGAAAGCTGCGGAGCGCGCCGCTGCAACACCGGCTGCCAAGCAGGCGACGGCGGCCGCCAAGCAACCGGCTGCAAAGAAGGCACCTGCGACGAAGACCGCCGCCAAGCCGGCGCCGGACTCCAACAGCACCGCGTCTAAGCCCGCACCCCCCAAGCCAGTGAAGAAACCCGTCGCCAAGAGTGCTGCCAAGCCGGCGGCGAACAAGACAGCTCCGGCTGCCGCCCAACCGGTCGAAACGCCGGCGGCGCCCAAGTCCGTACCGAAGCCGGCCGCCAGGCCGACCCCGGCCAAGTCAGTCCCAGTCAAGGCTGAAAAGCCCGCGCCCGCACCGGCCCCGAAGGCCGTCCCTGCGAAGCCGGCAAAGCCTGCGACCCCGTCACTTAAGAATCCCGTGCCCGTTTCGAAATCTTCAGCTAAAACACCAACCAAAACCGAAGCCCCCGCCAAGCCTGCCGCGCCCCGTCCGGTCGGCAAGGTGGCTGTGGCTGTGACCTCTAAACCGTCCGGCCCGACCCCCAAAACCAAGTACAGGGTGGTCGAGTACAAGACCGACGAAGCAACCGGTCGCCCGATCTTGCCGCAGGGCTACAAGCCTGCTGCGGATGAGGAGTACATGAGCAAGTTGCAGCAGGAGTATTTCCGGCAGCGCCTGCAGCGTTGGCGCAACGAAATGGTCGAGGAGTCTAAGCAGACCATCGAGAACCTGCGCGAAGAAGTGCGTGACATTGGCGACGAAGCAGAGCGTGCCACCCGCGAGACCGAGAACTCGCTGGAACTGCGCGCCCGCGACCGTGCACGCAAGCTGATCTCCAAGATCGATAGCACGCTCAAGCGTCTGGAAGACGGCGATTACGGCTATTGCGTGGATACCGGCGAAGAGATCGGTCTGGACCGGCTGGAAGCGCGTCTGACCGCCGAGCGCACTATCGACGCGCAAGAGCGTTGGGAGCACCTGCAGAAGCAGCAGGGCGATTGA